One Lycium barbarum isolate Lr01 chromosome 5, ASM1917538v2, whole genome shotgun sequence genomic window carries:
- the LOC132639179 gene encoding uncharacterized protein LOC132639179: MGAGISGFQKKKKKKKKKADLMRSQKRLNMEERQAIAEFLLKESKRGCVNNGSLKQATVLFNTSKSTVQRIWVQTKFCVRNASTVFRRYKEGAIRAHTNAIKPHLTENNKKAMIQFCLSMIVSSTLCSNPMFLDMYHYVHIDEKWFFLTEKWFFVTETSERYYLLPEEEEEEANPYRSCQTRPRYDEDGIELFSGKIGIFPFVFQGPAKRNSKNRVAGTLETKPILSVTKDVTRSCIIEKVLPAIRSKWLLAHANAPIFIQQDNVRPHLSVNDLEFNEAAKQDGFDIRLCFQPPNSPNMNVLDPGFFRAIQSLQYQRAPLTIDELIEAVEKSFDEMEVHRLNHVFLTLQSCMVEVMKDKGGNNYKIPHMNKERIE; this comes from the exons ATGGGAGCTGGAATCAGCGGTttccagaagaagaagaagaagaagaagaagaaagcag ACTTAATGAGGAGTCAGAAACGACTAAATATGGAGGAACGTCAAGCTATTGCGGAATTCCTTTTGAAGGAAAGCAAAAGAGGATGTGTTAATAATGGATCTTTAAAACAAGCTACTGTTCTGTTTAATACTTCAAAAAGCACTGTACAACGAATTTGGGTTCAAACAAAATTTTGTGTTCGTAATG CATCAACTGTGTTTCGGCGTTACAAAGAAGGAGCTATAAGGGCACACACCAATGCCATAAAACCTCATTTGACAGAGAACAACAAAAAGGCAATGATTCAATTCTGTTTATCAATGATTGTATCAAGTACACTTTGTTCGAATCCTATGTTTTTAGACATGTATCACTATGTCCATATTGATGAAAAATGGTTCTTTCTAACCGAAAAATGGTTCTTTGTAACCGAAACAAGTGAAAGGTATTATCTTCTccctgaagaagaagaagaagaagcaaaccCTTATAGGTCTTGCCAAA CACGCCCTAGGTATGACGAGGATGGAATAGAGTTGTTTTCAGGGAAAATAGGAATCTTTCCTTTTGTTTTCCAAGGACCAGCTAAAAGGAATAGCAAAAACCGAGTGGCGGGAACTTTGGAAACAAAGCCTATTTTATCTGTCACTAAAGATGTCACTAGGAGTTGTATAATTGAAAAGGTTCTTCCAGCGATTCGATCAAAATGGCTGCTTGCACATGCAAATGCTCCTATTTTTATCCAACAAGATAACGTAAGACCTCATCTTAGCGTCAACGACTTAGAATTTAATGAAGCTGCCAAACAAGATGGTTTTGATATTAGGTTATGCTTTCAACCTCCTAATAGTCCGAATATGAATGTTTTGGACCCCGGATTCTTCAGAGCTATTCAATCCCTTCAGTATCAAAGGGCTCCTTTAACTATTGATGAGCTAATAGAAGCAGTTGAGAAATCTTTTGATGAGATGGAAGTTCATAGATTGAATCATGTGTTTCTCACTCTACAGTCTTGCATGGTCGAGGTGATGAAAGATAAAGGTGGGAACAACTACAAAATCCcacatatgaacaaggaaagaataGAATGA